In one window of Henckelia pumila isolate YLH828 chromosome 1, ASM3356847v2, whole genome shotgun sequence DNA:
- the LOC140883376 gene encoding AT-hook motif nuclear-localized protein 27-like, whose protein sequence is MAGNYHDLLAAPDLHLASPDKDPDAVATTSSGGTPTINRRPRGRPPGSKNKPKPPVFVTRDSPNALRSHVLEVSAGNDVVDSVSVYARKRGRGVCILSGSGTVSNVTLRQPASPAGTVVTLQGRFEILSLSGTVLPPPAPPGAGGLSIFLSGGQGQVVGGSVVGPLLASGPVVLIATSFANAVFERLPLEQEEEEEDASAAAVPAPATVAQSQQAASQSSGVTAGGHVSEGGTTAGGGGSSFFSPSAGGNYPFSVNLFGWGSGSSARPPPF, encoded by the coding sequence ATGGCGGGTAATTATCACGACCTTCTTGCCGCCCCAGATCTCCACCTTGCTTCACCTGACAAGGATCCCGATGCGGTGGCTACCACTAGCTCCGGTGGCACTCCCACCATAAACCGCCGGCCTCGCGGCAGGCCTCCGGGTTCCAAGAACAAGCCCAAGCCTCCTGTCTTCGTCACGCGTGACAGCCCCAATGCTCTCCGCTCCCACGTTCTCGAAGTCTCCGCTGGAAACGACGTCGTGGATAGCGTGTCTGTTTATGCCAGAAAGAGGGGGCGTGGCGTTTGCATACTCAGCGGCAGCGGGACGGTGTCTAATGTCACCCTGCGCCAGCCCGCGTCTCCGGCGGGTACCGTGGTCACGCTACAAGGACGTTTCGAGATTCTCTCTCTCTCCGGTACGGTTCTCCCGCCGCCTGCTCCGCCAGGTGCTGGTGGGCTGTCCATATTCTTGTCTGGTGGGCAGGGACAAGTCGTTGGAGGGAGTGTGGTGGGCCCACTCTTGGCTTCGGGCCCAGTTGTTCTGATAGCTACTTCTTTCGCTAATGCGGTCTTCGAACGTTTGCCTTTggaacaagaagaagaagaagaggacgCCTCCGCCGCCGCCGTCCCCGCTCCCGCCACCGTCGCCCAGTCTCAGCAAGCCGCATCCCAGTCATCCGGTGTTACCGCCGGCGGTCATGTCAGCGAGGGTGGCACCACCGCCGGAGGCGGCGGCAGTTCCTTTTTCAGCCCCTCGGCGGGCGGCAATTACCCGTTTTCCGTGAATCTATTCGGCTGGGGTAGCGGAAGCTCCGCGAGGCCGCCACCCTTTTGA